The Thermoproteota archaeon DNA window TAGGGGTGGACAGGGACTTCGTCAGGCTGTCAGGGGTCAGGGCTTCCCTTTACGATGCCATGATGGTCGCTTCTTTAGCTATAGCCACCGTCGGGCTGCTGAAGACCGTTGGATTCGTGGTGGAGCACGTGATGGTCCTCCTCCCCGGCATAACTGCATCCGCTCTAGCCAAGAGCGGCAGGGTGGCTGTGATACTTGGGTTCCTCCTGTCACTGGCTGGCGGCCTGACGGGCCTGCTGATGAGTGTGGCCACCGGACTGGCACCTTCGGGGGTTATAGGTATTGTCATGCTGGGATTCTACCTGATATCCCTGCTGAGGGGAAGGTAAGGTAGTATGAAGAGGAGATTCGGCGTCTCCCTCCCCGAGGACTTGGTGGAGAAGATAGATGAGCTGTCCTCCAAGCTGGGGATGAGCAGGTCATCTCTGATCCAGAGCATATTGGTGGAGGTCATGGAGGATAGGGTTCACCTCCTAACCCCTCACAGGTGCAGGGGTGTGCTGATTGTGGTATCGGAGGGGAGGAGCAGCGAATTGGTCTCCAAAGTGCTGGAGAAGTACGGGAGCTGCGTGATCACCAGAACGCATCACCACACCGAGGGCGTGTGTGTTGACGTGAGTTTCGTCGAGGGAGATTCTCACACTATCCTCGAGCTTGAGGGCTCCCTGAGGAAGATAAAGGGTGTCAGCGAGAGATACCTGCCGCTCGGCTGCCTTAGATAACCTTAATATGGGGGGCTTCCACCCCAGATTATGAGCGAGAGAGAGGAGAGTGCCGAGCTACTCGAGTTCTTCACCCTAGCGTTCATGAGGCCCACGGAGGAGTGGGTAAAGGAGATCGAACCTCTACTTGAGAAGGTTAGGGAGAGGTGGCCTCAAGCTGCTTTAAGGCTGGAAGATCCCCACTTAATGAATCAAGAGTACGTAAGGCTCTTCAGATTTGGCAAGGAGATCCCCTGTCCACCCTACGAATCGGTGTACAGGACCGAGGACAAGGTGCTCATGTCCCACCTAGCCGTTGACGTTCAGGACAGGATGAGGGCCTTCGGCGTCGATATTTCCGACGAGTTCAAGGACCTCCCAGAGCACATATCTGCGGAACTCGAATTCCTCCGCTACCTCTATATATTAGGCGAGGAAGAGGCCTTGGACGAGGCTAAATCCTTCTTGAAGGATCATCTGCTCCAGTGGGTGCCCCAGTTCTGCGAGTGCGTGAGGACCAACTCCCGGGTCGATTTTTATAGGGAGGTGTGCGCCCTTCTACCCGAGTTCCTCAGTGAGGAGTTCGAGACCCTCAGGTGATTCGAGGATTGAGCGGGAGAGACTCCGGAAGGATAATGGTCTCTGCTGCCATGACCACCCTCTCAATAGGGGCGGGCATGGGTGTGCAGAGGGCAGTTCTCCCGCTGTACGTGAGCGGATTCGTCCAACAGACCTATTCTTACCTCTTTATCGTGCTCCTCCCCATACTCTCATTCGGAGCCTTCAAGGGTCTGGCTGATCTATTGGCCGGATACTTGTCTGATAAGCTGGGCAGGAAGGTAGCCGTCGTTTTAGGGGCTGGAATGTTCTTCGCCGGTACCTTACTGCTC harbors:
- a CDS encoding ribbon-helix-helix protein, CopG family; amino-acid sequence: MKRRFGVSLPEDLVEKIDELSSKLGMSRSSLIQSILVEVMEDRVHLLTPHRCRGVLIVVSEGRSSELVSKVLEKYGSCVITRTHHHTEGVCVDVSFVEGDSHTILELEGSLRKIKGVSERYLPLGCLR
- a CDS encoding molecular chaperone TorD family protein — translated: MSEREESAELLEFFTLAFMRPTEEWVKEIEPLLEKVRERWPQAALRLEDPHLMNQEYVRLFRFGKEIPCPPYESVYRTEDKVLMSHLAVDVQDRMRAFGVDISDEFKDLPEHISAELEFLRYLYILGEEEALDEAKSFLKDHLLQWVPQFCECVRTNSRVDFYREVCALLPEFLSEEFETLR